The following are encoded together in the Trichomycterus rosablanca isolate fTriRos1 chromosome 19, fTriRos1.hap1, whole genome shotgun sequence genome:
- the sp5l gene encoding sp5 transcription factor-like, whose protein sequence is MAALTLSRPDNLLHNFLQDRTPSSSPESGPAPLSFLATTCSQAWQVSGSVGTDSPQFPYEGAVGATSSMFQLWGNDMASNSSLSAHHMAFTVPKMQFPGHVQTGLGPHAHHHHHHHHHHHHHELPLTPPAEPTPTYSFEVSPVKMLSSQTQGNAQYYTQHNAVGQNFPSFLQNNSARHHLPGGHVEDSQQWWSLPQSNTSTSSHPLSLGRQLVLGHQPQIATLLQGTSKSLLSSTRRCRRCKCPNCQTAGNDSTSLEFGKKRLHICHIPECGKVYKKTSHLKAHLRWHAGERPFICNWLFCGKSFTRSDELQRHLRTHTGEKRFGCSQCGKRFMRSDHLSKHVKTHQSRKGRSGQPQSEQQLSNIKRE, encoded by the exons ATGGCCGCACTGACTTTATCCAGACCTGATAATTTACTCCACAATTTTCTACAG GATCGAACCCCAAGCTCATCACCAGAAAGCGGCCCTGCTCCACTTTCCTTCCTGGCTACCACATGTAGCCAAGCTTGGCAGGTGAGCGGCAGTGTGGGCACAGACAGCCCCCAGTTCCCCTATGAAGGAGCGGTGGGTGCCACATCCAGCATGTTTCAGCTCTGGGGCAATGATATGGCTTCAAACTCCAGCCTGAGTGCTCATCACATGGCTTTCACTGTGCCCAAGATGCAGTTTCCTGGACATGTCCAGACCGGCCTGGGCCCACACGcgcaccaccatcatcatcaccatcaccatcaccaccaccacgaGCTGCCTCTCACCCCTCCTGCCGAACCTACTCCCACCTACTCGTTCGAGGTCTCACCCGTCAAGATGCTGTCATCTCAGACGCAAGGAAACGCTCAGTATTACACACAGCACAATGCCGTGGGTCAGAACTTTCCCAGCTTCCTGCAGAACAACTCGGCTCGCCACCACCTGCCTGGTGGGCACGTCGAGGATAGCCAGCAGTGGTGGAGCCTTCCTCAGAGCAACACCAGCACCTCTAGTCATCCATTGTCTTTGGGTAGGCAGCTGGTTTTGGGTCACCAGCCCCAGATTGCAACCCTCCTGCAAGGCACCTCAAAGAGTTTGTTGAGCTCCACGCGGAGGTGCCGCCGGTGTAAGTGCCCAAACTGCCAGACCGCTGGCAACGACAGCACCAGCTTAGAGTTTGGCAAGAAAAGACTGCATATTTGCCACATCCCAGAGTGTGGAAAGGTGTATAAGAAGACGTCACATCTGAAAGCGCATCTGCGCTGGCATGCAGGTGAGAGGCCATTTATCTGCAACTGGCTTTtctgtgggaagagcttcacaCGTTCAGATGAGCTGCAGAGGCACCTGCGTACACACACCGGTGAAAAACGATTCGGGTGTTCGCAGTGTGGCAAGAGGTTCATGCGTAGTGACCACCTCTCGAAGCACGTAAAGACCCACCAGAGCAGGAAGGGTCGATCTGGACAGCCACAAAGCGAACAACAGCTGAGCAACATAAAACGGGAGTAA